A genomic window from Gemmatimonadaceae bacterium includes:
- a CDS encoding alkaline phosphatase family protein, translating to MPAPLGTSKLFHALCRLLPVGGLAACRSATPTAATGAGDETLPRRMVLALDGVDYRDIQTARQRGLFRDFRPPGRLISTFPSISDIAWHAIFGVQPPDGYQRVFYSLRQNAVLGDPLDAIRPIEYEQRMDAAFDAKFHHLSAYLISAPVARREVDTDMRTVLSTRGRRTVYIYNVGPDALQHTRGDIAEYLAYLDQSLATLQEAYRQRTGRPLEIVLLSDHGHNRARDATFLPIVDGLKARGFVTSKSLQAPNDVAFSVDGVTTGFGVFCDPDSTERVSRVIARLEGVDLVTRRLSRTLFEVDSDRGRARVRTSGAPDALRYAYEPITGDPLRADSAVARMRRDGVLGEGGADADTWLRYTAADNYPAAVVRIVHGHLEATRNPAPILVSLDDRYRVGLGFVSVTNRLRPLGGTHGALSATNALGVVMTNFQEMPDELAMSVRRRFGGFDDLLAPGTPRSWIRVATAPMLRADRFTASRWPTLPAVWGDTTPLLVVRVADGVRPLPTDSLWLQVALRQTRGDRLMATTALPATRWISSHDGRDWAIPARDLRLIDLTPGESYLVQVRADGIRRRADGSTERWARTLVETTVRGARDGVPWTF from the coding sequence ATGCCTGCGCCCCTCGGTACGAGCAAGCTTTTCCATGCCCTGTGTCGCCTGCTGCCGGTGGGCGGGCTGGCGGCGTGTCGATCAGCCACACCCACCGCCGCAACGGGCGCCGGAGACGAGACCCTGCCGCGCCGCATGGTGCTGGCGCTCGATGGTGTGGACTACCGGGATATCCAGACGGCGCGACAGCGCGGGCTATTCCGCGACTTTCGCCCGCCGGGGCGGCTCATCTCGACCTTTCCGTCGATCAGCGATATCGCCTGGCACGCCATTTTCGGCGTGCAGCCGCCCGATGGCTACCAGCGCGTCTTCTACAGCCTGCGGCAAAACGCCGTGCTCGGCGATCCGCTCGATGCGATCCGGCCGATCGAATACGAGCAGCGGATGGACGCCGCCTTCGATGCGAAATTCCATCACCTCAGTGCGTATCTGATCTCGGCCCCGGTCGCCCGCCGCGAGGTCGATACCGATATGCGGACCGTGCTCAGCACCCGCGGCCGACGCACGGTGTACATCTACAACGTCGGTCCGGACGCCCTGCAGCATACGCGTGGCGACATCGCCGAGTATCTCGCGTATCTCGATCAGTCGCTCGCCACGCTGCAGGAGGCGTATCGGCAGCGCACCGGGCGCCCGCTCGAGATCGTGCTGCTCTCCGATCACGGGCACAATCGCGCGCGGGACGCGACGTTTCTCCCCATCGTGGACGGGCTCAAGGCGCGCGGCTTCGTGACCAGCAAGTCGCTGCAGGCGCCCAACGACGTGGCCTTCAGCGTGGATGGTGTCACCACCGGCTTCGGCGTCTTCTGCGATCCGGATTCCACGGAGCGCGTGTCGCGGGTGATCGCCCGCCTCGAAGGAGTGGACCTCGTGACGCGCCGCCTCAGTCGTACGCTGTTCGAGGTGGACTCGGATCGGGGGCGGGCCCGCGTTCGTACCAGCGGGGCGCCGGACGCGCTGCGCTATGCGTACGAGCCCATCACCGGTGACCCGCTGCGAGCCGACAGCGCCGTGGCGCGCATGCGGCGCGATGGCGTCCTCGGTGAAGGCGGCGCTGACGCCGACACCTGGCTGCGCTACACGGCGGCCGACAACTACCCCGCCGCCGTTGTGCGCATTGTGCACGGCCATCTGGAGGCGACCCGCAATCCGGCACCGATTCTCGTGTCGCTCGACGATCGCTATCGCGTCGGGCTCGGCTTCGTGTCGGTGACCAACCGCCTGCGCCCGCTCGGCGGCACCCACGGCGCCCTGTCGGCGACCAATGCGCTGGGGGTGGTCATGACGAACTTCCAGGAGATGCCCGACGAGCTCGCCATGTCGGTGCGCCGTCGCTTCGGTGGGTTCGATGATCTGCTGGCCCCCGGCACCCCCCGGTCCTGGATTCGCGTGGCGACCGCGCCCATGCTGCGTGCCGATCGCTTCACCGCCAGCCGCTGGCCAACGCTCCCCGCGGTGTGGGGCGACACCACGCCGCTCCTGGTGGTGCGCGTGGCCGACGGCGTCCGCCCCCTGCCGACCGACTCCTTGTGGCTGCAGGTGGCGCTTCGACAGACGCGGGGCGATCGGCTCATGGCCACGACGGCCCTACCGGCGACGCGATGGATCAGCTCCCACGATGGTCGCGATTGGGCGATTCCGGCACGGGATCTCCGGCTCATCGATCTGACACCCGGGGAGTCCTACCTGGTACAGGTGCGGGCCGACGGGATCCGCCGGCGGGCCGACGGGTCCACCGAGCGCTGGGCGAGAACGCTGGTCGAGACCACCGTGCGCGGCGCCCGCGACGGCGTACCGTGGACCTTCTGA
- a CDS encoding TonB-dependent receptor plug domain-containing protein, which yields MASLVKWLAPCFGLALASALPAQPAGKGLIRGIVRTDGDATLEGAQLRLLFGSVPVARTETDESGAYAFAKVAGGAARIEAKRIGFKPETLHVSVSESEPLLLDIRLTRAATELSAVRVLGRREINGPMAGFYKRQQTGSGRFFNYNEIARRNPINMTDLLRNVPGIRIEGRGQQNFVRIRGNRCAPLVVLDGQALMAGEVDLDAWDPKSFDGIEVYSGPAAVPVEFQRNQRMSSSCGTIVLWTRMPEPREPRRKKGDLSPAARIAAMLEEGKTFLPTEVDRAASPDSFNLIKPLYPDSLFSEAVGGRVVAEIVINTSGEPIMETFSAVTTTHRSFVEPVRRALREQRFTPAVRRGSVVQQVLQLPFEFVPDSTARRRR from the coding sequence ATGGCTTCTCTCGTAAAGTGGCTGGCGCCGTGCTTCGGCCTCGCCCTCGCGTCCGCCCTGCCGGCGCAACCCGCCGGCAAGGGGCTGATTCGCGGCATTGTCCGAACCGACGGCGATGCCACGCTGGAAGGCGCCCAATTGCGCCTGCTGTTCGGGTCCGTGCCCGTGGCGCGCACGGAAACCGATGAAAGCGGGGCATACGCCTTTGCGAAGGTGGCCGGCGGCGCGGCGCGCATCGAGGCCAAGCGCATCGGCTTCAAGCCGGAGACGCTGCACGTCTCGGTGTCGGAATCGGAGCCCTTGCTGCTCGACATCCGGTTGACCCGGGCGGCGACGGAGCTGTCTGCCGTGCGCGTGCTCGGGCGCCGCGAGATCAATGGCCCCATGGCGGGCTTCTACAAGCGGCAGCAGACGGGCAGCGGGCGCTTCTTCAACTACAACGAGATCGCGCGGCGGAATCCGATCAACATGACGGATCTGCTGCGCAACGTGCCCGGCATTCGTATTGAAGGGCGCGGCCAGCAGAACTTCGTCCGCATTCGCGGCAATCGCTGCGCCCCGCTGGTGGTGCTCGACGGGCAAGCGCTGATGGCGGGCGAGGTCGATCTCGACGCCTGGGACCCCAAGTCGTTCGACGGTATCGAGGTCTACAGCGGCCCCGCGGCCGTCCCGGTCGAGTTTCAGCGCAATCAGCGCATGAGCAGCTCCTGCGGCACCATCGTGCTCTGGACGCGGATGCCCGAGCCGCGGGAACCCAGGCGCAAGAAGGGCGACCTCTCACCGGCGGCGCGCATTGCGGCCATGCTGGAGGAGGGGAAGACGTTCCTGCCCACCGAGGTGGATCGTGCGGCCAGCCCCGACTCGTTCAATCTGATCAAGCCGCTCTATCCGGACTCGCTCTTTTCGGAGGCGGTGGGCGGGCGGGTCGTGGCCGAGATCGTGATCAACACGTCGGGGGAGCCGATCATGGAGACCTTCAGCGCCGTCACGACCACGCACCGGAGCTTTGTCGAGCCGGTGCGGCGCGCGCTGCGCGAACAACGCTTCACCCCGGCGGTGCGCCGCGGTAGCGTTGTGCAGCAGGTGCTGCAGCTCCCCTTCGAATTCGTCCCCGACTCCACGGCCCGTCGCCGTCGCTGA